Proteins co-encoded in one Candidatus Bealeia paramacronuclearis genomic window:
- the dnaX gene encoding DNA polymerase III subunit gamma/tau, with the protein MSQSQTQESTALFPIEDAAQPYQVLARKYRPTKLSELIGQELLATVLRKGIESGRLGHAFILTGIRGTGKTTTARIMARALNCTGPDGKSGPTPEPCGICPSCVAIATDRHMDVIEIDAASRTSVEDIREIIEAARYKAISARYKIYIIDEVHMLSKSAFNALLKTLEEPPSHVKFIFATTEIHKVPQTILSRCLRFDLRRIDIETLKTHFAAICQKEGIAFEEVALFLIARAAEGSARDGLSLLDQAITRATNGETQAYLKASDVQEMLGLMDFGPLYALFENLAQGEIQKAISQLREMIGQGADPVALLKDFMNIVHHLTLLKATPDLELLNVPFAEEKERLRGLSQNLAVPALTRLWQALLKGYQEILSSPHPIQALEMLLVRISYLSSLPPLESLIKNVGGLEPDGSKKKS; encoded by the coding sequence GTGAGTCAGTCACAAACGCAAGAATCAACAGCATTGTTTCCTATAGAGGATGCGGCTCAGCCTTACCAAGTTCTTGCGCGCAAATACCGTCCAACAAAACTCAGTGAACTCATAGGTCAGGAGCTTCTGGCCACAGTCCTTCGCAAAGGTATTGAAAGCGGCCGTTTGGGTCATGCTTTTATTTTAACCGGAATTCGAGGAACGGGAAAAACCACAACGGCACGGATTATGGCGCGAGCACTTAACTGCACAGGCCCCGATGGAAAAAGCGGTCCCACGCCTGAGCCTTGCGGTATTTGTCCATCTTGTGTGGCGATTGCAACTGATCGCCATATGGACGTAATTGAAATTGATGCAGCCTCCCGCACCAGCGTTGAAGATATCCGGGAAATTATTGAAGCAGCACGTTATAAAGCCATTTCTGCACGCTATAAAATTTATATTATTGATGAAGTTCACATGCTTTCAAAAAGTGCATTCAATGCGCTTTTAAAAACGCTCGAAGAACCCCCTTCTCATGTGAAATTTATTTTTGCTACAACCGAAATTCACAAAGTCCCTCAGACAATTCTTTCGCGCTGTTTGCGATTTGATCTAAGACGCATTGATATTGAAACCCTCAAAACGCATTTTGCAGCTATTTGCCAAAAAGAAGGAATTGCCTTTGAGGAGGTGGCCCTTTTTCTAATCGCTCGCGCTGCTGAAGGCTCCGCCCGGGATGGTCTTTCCTTACTCGATCAAGCCATTACGCGTGCAACCAATGGAGAAACCCAGGCATATCTCAAAGCATCCGATGTGCAAGAAATGCTGGGACTTATGGATTTTGGACCGCTCTATGCACTTTTTGAAAATCTGGCGCAAGGTGAGATTCAAAAGGCCATCTCCCAATTACGCGAAATGATAGGACAGGGGGCAGACCCCGTGGCTCTTCTCAAAGATTTTATGAACATTGTACATCATTTAACACTTTTAAAAGCCACACCTGATTTAGAGCTTTTGAACGTACCTTTTGCAGAAGAAAAAGAGCGCCTAAGGGGTTTGTCACAAAATCTGGCGGTGCCCGCTTTGACACGCCTTTGGCAAGCTCTTTTAAAGGGTTATCAGGAGATTCTGAGCTCCCCCCATCCTATCCAGGCCCTTGAGATGCTTTTGGTGCGCATTTCGTATTTGTCGTCCTTGCCGCCTTTGGAATCCCTTATCAAAAATGTAGGCGGGCTTGAACCCGATGGCTCAAAAAAAAAGTCCTAA
- a CDS encoding YbaB/EbfC family nucleoid-associated protein, which produces MFGNIGDLMKKAQKMQKDMADVQDKLGELTVEGSAGGGMVKVVLSGKGDLKSLKIDPTLVDPSEIEMLEDLIIAAVNDGKSKAEALGAEEMKKITGGLKLPGGMSLPF; this is translated from the coding sequence ATGTTTGGAAATATTGGCGATTTAATGAAAAAAGCGCAAAAAATGCAAAAAGATATGGCAGACGTTCAAGACAAATTAGGTGAACTCACCGTTGAAGGATCCGCAGGCGGAGGCATGGTGAAGGTTGTGCTTTCGGGTAAGGGTGATTTGAAATCGCTTAAAATTGATCCCACTTTGGTGGATCCGAGCGAGATTGAAATGTTGGAAGATCTCATTATCGCAGCGGTTAATGATGGCAAGTCCAAAGCAGAAGCTTTGGGGGCTGAGGAAATGAAAAAAATAACAGGCGGGCTCAAGCTTCCCGGCGGCATGTCCCTTCCTTTTTGA
- a CDS encoding helix-turn-helix domain-containing protein, which yields MYKQGMKIELTIKEKQDLEFQHSKERDRRVADRIKAVLLNAEGWTQKQIAQALRIPYETVQDHLTSQNPP from the coding sequence ATGTATAAACAAGGCATGAAAATTGAACTGACAATTAAAGAAAAACAAGATCTAGAATTTCAGCACAGTAAAGAAAGAGATCGCCGTGTGGCTGATCGCATCAAAGCGGTTTTGCTAAATGCAGAAGGTTGGACTCAAAAACAAATCGCCCAAGCTTTGCGGATTCCCTATGAAACTGTTCAAGACCATCTCACTTCTCAAAACCCTCCTTGA
- a CDS encoding transposase has product MKPLITKPWKSILRLYVRNIRRPQKFPYTISKETKQAAEDYEIVLYYLPPYSLNLNPIERLWKVMNECVRNNCVFKSATEFRKALDEFFAKWSKIASSRIDCINDNFQILNKAPSS; this is encoded by the coding sequence ATGAAACCATTGATAACAAAGCCATGGAAAAGCATTTTGCGGCTTTACGTAAGAAATATCCGAAGGCCCCAAAAATTCCCTTATACTATCAGCAAAGAAACAAAGCAGGCTGCCGAGGACTATGAAATTGTCCTGTATTATCTCCCTCCTTACAGCCTCAATTTGAATCCGATTGAGAGGTTATGGAAAGTGATGAATGAGTGCGTACGCAATAATTGTGTCTTTAAAAGTGCCACTGAATTTAGGAAAGCCCTTGACGAATTCTTTGCCAAATGGTCAAAAATCGCCAGCTCCAGGATAGACTGCATTAATGATAACTTTCAAATCCTCAATAAGGCACCTTCAAGTTAA
- the tsaE gene encoding tRNA (adenosine(37)-N6)-threonylcarbamoyltransferase complex ATPase subunit type 1 TsaE — MIINLTTENETENLAKALAECAHVGEVILLFGDLGVGKSTFARAFIRALTSENEDVPSPTFTLVQTYTALRFPLWHFDLYRLESPEEIWELGLEEISEGVALIEWPEKMGHHIPKESLHLTFEYGEKEGERRLQIEAPLSWHKRIETLTQT, encoded by the coding sequence ATGATCATAAATCTAACTACCGAAAATGAAACGGAAAACTTGGCAAAAGCGCTTGCCGAATGTGCGCACGTGGGCGAAGTTATTCTTCTTTTTGGAGATTTGGGCGTTGGGAAATCTACTTTTGCACGGGCATTTATTCGGGCTCTTACAAGCGAAAATGAGGATGTCCCCAGTCCTACATTTACACTAGTGCAAACCTATACTGCGCTAAGATTTCCGTTGTGGCATTTTGATCTTTATCGTTTGGAATCCCCCGAAGAAATTTGGGAATTGGGACTTGAGGAAATTTCTGAAGGTGTCGCCTTGATTGAATGGCCAGAGAAGATGGGACACCATATTCCAAAGGAATCCTTGCATCTTACCTTTGAGTATGGTGAAAAGGAGGGTGAACGACGACTTCAAATTGAGGCCCCTCTCTCATGGCACAAACGCATCGAGACATTGACTCAAACTTAA
- a CDS encoding aminoglycoside phosphotransferase family protein, which produces MAQTHRDIDSNLNTFLKLNGCSTALSFVAGDASPRTYYRVSSEAESRILMISEDEKSKNDSFLKIAKILKAEGFRAPQIYAEDFQNGFYLLEDLGDLTFNRALQEGISEKDLYQLGIKGLIEIHNKFQDNSHEIPSYNFDKFYEEASLLIDWYAPEVLKKPVPEEARNSYKSLWKNLYDAQPHLPQTLVLRDYMVDNLMWIPEEIDIQKLGILDFQDALWGPITYDLVSLLEEVRRDVDPHIVQKMLEIYLTAYPYFNVDDFYHSYYLWGAQRNSKIIGIFMRLAKRDGKTRYIDFIPRVWRLLENDLNHPALTTMKNWFEENLPTHLRVRPL; this is translated from the coding sequence ATGGCACAAACGCATCGAGACATTGACTCAAACTTAAATACATTTTTAAAATTAAATGGCTGTAGCACGGCACTTTCCTTTGTAGCAGGCGATGCCTCACCTCGGACATATTATCGGGTTTCTTCCGAGGCGGAATCCCGGATCCTCATGATTTCAGAAGACGAGAAATCCAAAAATGATAGCTTTCTCAAAATTGCAAAAATTTTAAAGGCTGAGGGATTCCGTGCCCCTCAAATTTATGCTGAGGATTTTCAAAATGGATTTTATCTTCTTGAAGATTTAGGCGATCTGACTTTCAACCGAGCCCTTCAAGAGGGTATTTCAGAAAAAGATCTTTATCAATTGGGCATAAAAGGTCTCATTGAAATTCACAATAAATTTCAAGATAATTCTCATGAAATTCCTTCCTATAATTTTGATAAGTTTTATGAAGAAGCATCACTTCTGATTGATTGGTATGCGCCAGAAGTTTTGAAAAAACCCGTGCCTGAGGAAGCGCGAAACTCTTACAAAAGTCTTTGGAAGAATTTATATGACGCCCAACCGCACCTGCCTCAGACGCTTGTGTTGAGAGATTATATGGTCGACAATTTGATGTGGATCCCTGAAGAAATTGACATTCAAAAGCTGGGGATTCTTGATTTTCAAGACGCCTTGTGGGGGCCCATCACCTATGATTTGGTTTCCCTTTTAGAAGAAGTCCGAAGGGATGTGGATCCCCACATTGTCCAAAAGATGTTGGAAATTTATCTCACCGCCTATCCTTACTTCAATGTGGATGATTTTTATCACAGCTATTATTTATGGGGTGCCCAACGGAATTCCAAAATTATCGGAATTTTTATGCGTCTTGCCAAACGGGATGGAAAAACCAGATACATCGATTTTATTCCTCGCGTTTGGAGACTTTTAGAAAACGATCTCAACCATCCGGCATTAACTACAATGAAGAATTGGTTTGAGGAGAATCTTCCTACGCATTTGAGAGTGAGACCCTTATGA
- a CDS encoding nucleotidyltransferase family protein, with protein sequence MTPSSAMILAAGKGERMRPLTSTCPKPLIEVAGKTMLARAYKHVQNAHIFNCVVNAHYLGSQIESAAQGFAKISHEVELLDTAGGVLKALPLLESDPIFVLNGDVVWIDATSSYLQKMSLAWTTEMKSLLMLVPKNEAYGYEGRGDFFLDEAGRLRRPQVGEDAPYIYGGVQIISKSAFEGYAIAPFSFNKIWNQLMEKGQLYGAPFEGPWFHIGTPEALDSYEPIIRQLEEDLQRQRAHG encoded by the coding sequence ATGACACCCTCTTCCGCCATGATTTTAGCCGCAGGAAAGGGTGAGCGCATGCGCCCTTTAACAAGCACGTGTCCCAAGCCTCTCATTGAGGTGGCTGGGAAAACAATGCTCGCGCGTGCTTACAAGCATGTTCAAAATGCCCACATTTTCAATTGCGTCGTTAATGCCCATTACCTAGGATCTCAAATTGAATCCGCCGCTCAAGGGTTTGCCAAAATCTCCCATGAAGTTGAACTTTTGGACACCGCAGGAGGCGTTCTTAAAGCCCTTCCATTGCTCGAGTCCGATCCGATTTTTGTATTAAATGGCGATGTCGTTTGGATCGATGCAACATCCTCCTACCTGCAAAAGATGTCATTAGCTTGGACAACTGAGATGAAGTCCCTTTTAATGCTTGTGCCTAAAAATGAAGCTTATGGATACGAAGGTCGGGGTGATTTTTTCTTAGATGAGGCAGGTCGATTGCGACGCCCTCAAGTGGGAGAAGATGCCCCTTACATTTATGGCGGCGTTCAGATTATTTCCAAATCAGCTTTTGAAGGTTATGCAATCGCACCTTTCTCTTTTAATAAAATTTGGAATCAGCTGATGGAAAAAGGCCAACTTTATGGAGCCCCTTTTGAAGGTCCTTGGTTTCACATCGGGACACCAGAAGCTCTTGACTCCTATGAGCCCATTATTCGGCAACTCGAGGAGGATCTTCAAAGGCAAAGAGCCCATGGGTAA